The genomic stretch TGTTCATGaccacaataataataataataataataataataataataataataataataataatacagaAAAAATTTGTTATGTTTATATGATATAGTAATTGTCCTTACTTAGTGAGATAAAATTATGTTGGTGTTTGATAAACATTGAAAGTTAACATTCAACACTTAATCttaaattttacttaaaaaagTTTGATTATTAACTGTACTCTACATATctaaaataacatttttatgATGAGTTTACTATGAACTGGAATCCATAATAAGTTAAGAGGCATATAATTCTTAATTCCAATAGTGGCATAGCATCAACCAAACAGTACATAGAAGAAGAGGGGCAGTCCTGTAAATCACCATTGGAGTGGACCCCTCTCTAAATTCTGACATCATTATCAATCTCCCAATCACCAAGGACAACAATAAGAAGTGCTCCCTTGAATGGTCCTAAGCTCCTAAATCTCAGAAAAAAAGGAGATCGAGGCAAAGCCaaaagggagagagaaagagaaagagactCTCTTTGAGTTTGAACTTTGAAGCCAATTATGACGGCCAATCACCATTTTAGCCATAACTGGTTATTGTTGTGTCTCTTGCTCATATCCTTCCAAATCCAAACTTCTGTTCATTGCTTCCAACACAAGGTTGGAGATCTAGATTCTTGGGGCATTCCCACTTCATCAAATCCACAACTATACACCAAATGGTCCAAAAATAATGATATCAAGATTGGTGACTCCCTTTGTAAGTTCAATAcatattttcattttcatttttcattcaTACCAATAAAATTAGTCACTTTACTTTTATACTGACAAAAGGGTACATTTTTTTTCAGTGTTTTTATACCCACCAAGTCAAGATTCATTGGTTCAAGTAACATTGGAAAACTACAAGAGGTGCAACATTAAGAACCCTATATTGTACATGAACAATGGCAATTCATTGTTCAACATCACATCAAAAGGTGAATACTTCTTCACCAGTGGGGAGCCAGGGCACTGTCAGAAAAATCAGAAGATTCATATAACTGTTGGTGTTAATGCTTCTTCAGATGTTGATGGACCATCACCATATGGATCAGCAACTTCTTCTGCACCTTCTTATCAACCTGTTTTTGGCAGCATTCCACAGCCTCCTTCTCAATCCATGGTAGCCTCAGATTCATCTCACATTGCTTCAAATTCTCAAGCTCTTATCATTGGATTTGTGATGTGTTTGCTCTTCTCTGCCTTAATGTAAGGCCCATATAGAAACAGAACAAATATCTCTTGTGCTTTTTTACTTTCTGTCTTGAGATACTTATCAAACAAAGTT from Arachis stenosperma cultivar V10309 chromosome 9, arast.V10309.gnm1.PFL2, whole genome shotgun sequence encodes the following:
- the LOC130951325 gene encoding early nodulin-like protein 8; this translates as MTANHHFSHNWLLLCLLLISFQIQTSVHCFQHKVGDLDSWGIPTSSNPQLYTKWSKNNDIKIGDSLLFLYPPSQDSLVQVTLENYKRCNIKNPILYMNNGNSLFNITSKGEYFFTSGEPGHCQKNQKIHITVGVNASSDVDGPSPYGSATSSAPSYQPVFGSIPQPPSQSMVASDSSHIASNSQALIIGFVMCLLFSALM